The proteins below are encoded in one region of Phaeodactylum tricornutum CCAP 1055/1 chromosome 3, complete sequence:
- a CDS encoding predicted protein, with translation MASLPHHQQQQPPLHALRENGGSGSEGGLATRQNGIPTEIRSTGSQSSNSRNPIEFQTQQYYPQRPTAQPMSTPWTLGSTDGSYATTLTLMQQQQGQMDESTVPLSSPNDTGIAPGLGPLPKGKAEGGAAIASSGAAAVDHNAALQILAAQKSLYETRLFRQPSASVEAVLAASCEVMGFDISEMWLRTGIKTHQLTNSHLRPTALEDSVRNDLVDVYYGDKSAERTHRLSPALCKRAKEANDVVWVTAHTPHGAEALRCSISNVRTAVAVPVCHEASNTNITIIFFSIRRIVVRPTAVEFLVHMSLAAGGASVNSLAEDGLIDREALSRKDDNEKIVKSMSRSEHVPRKEDIAIRHQRVERYSITGAPLDLQWRQLHNVEYLTDGGNSWIHTAVFQGKPVVVKTLKPECQDVVLAINEIEGELAVHSRLYHTNIVALIGAGTTSKGVRFVVLERLDGGTLTQMLGYDTRIRDRRRRFWRRKQFSYVDVLRVARSIADAMSYCHQEAIPGCMVLHRDLKPDNIGFTLDGTVKIIDFGLAKIVENASVDSDDIYTMSGETGSLRYMAPEVADALPYNAAADVYSFGIILWEMNATKKPFEGLNRELFYERVVHGGERPSLNRKWPSQLTSLISECWDADMHNRPRFKEIVGRLDALLAKEKGGPASAKKKLLPKITGMIDRHSTWF, from the exons ATGGCTTCGCTGCCACAtcatcagcaacagcagccaCCGCTACACGCGCTCAGGGAAAATGGCGGTTCTGGGTCCGAGGGAGGTCTGGCGACTCGACAAAATGGCATACCGACGGAAATACGGAGCACCGGATCACAGTCCTCCAACAGTCGGAATCCGATTgaattccaaacacagcaaTACTATCCGCAGCGGCCGACAGCACAACCTATGAGCACGCCTTGGACATTAGGGTCCACGGATGGATCGTACGCTACCACACTGACACTcatgcaacaacagcaaggcCAAATGGATGAAAGCACCGTACCTTTGTCATCTCCGAACGACACCGGTATTGCTCCCGGCCTCGGCCCGTTGCCTAAAGGAAAAGCGGAAGGCGGAGCGGCCATAGCCTCGTCGGGCGCCGCCGCGGTGGACCACAACGCCGCGCTCCAAATTCTGGCGGCTCAAAAGTCGCTGTACGAAACCCGTTTGTTTCGCCAACCATCCGCATCGGTGGAAGCGGTCCTGGCAGCATCTTGTGAAGTCATGGGATTTGATATTTCGGAAATGTGGTTACGGACCGGAATTAAAACCCATCAGCTCACCAACTCGCATTTGCGACCAACCGCTCTCGAAGACTCCGTCCGCAACGATCTCGTGGATGTGTACTATGGAGACAAGTCTGCGGAGCGGACCCATCGACTCAGCCCAGCTCTGTGCAAGCGGGCCAAAGAGGCGAATGATGTGGTATGGGTCACGGCACATACCCCTCACGGAGCCGAAGCCTTGCGGTGCTCGATTTCCAACGTGCGCACGGCCGTTGCCGTTCCGGTTTGCCATGAAGCATCCAATACCAATATTACGATTATCTTTTTCAGCATTCGAAG AATTGTTGTTCGTCCAACCGCAGTTGAGTTTCTCGTCCACATGTCGCTTGCAGCTGGCGGTGCGTCAGTGAATTCACTAGCTGAAGATGGTCTTATCGACCGTGAAGCACTCAGCAGGAAGGACGATAACGAAAAAATTGTCAAGAGTATGAGTCGGTCCGAGCACGTCCCACGCAAAGAAGATATTGCCATTCGTCATCAGCGTGTAGAACGATATTCGATTACCGGTGCACCGCTGGATCTCCAGTGGCGGCAGCTGCACAACGTCGAGTATTTGACCGACGGTGGGAACAGCTGGATTCATACAGCTGTTTTCCAAGGTAAACCAGTTGTGGTCAAAACGCTGAAACCAGAATGCCAAGACGTTGTGCTGGCAATAAATGAAATCGAAGGTGAACTTGCGGTGCATTCGCGATTGTACCATACCAACATTGTAGCGCTCATTGGTGCAGGGACGACGAGCAAGGGCGTACGCTTTGTTGTATTAGAACGTTTAGACGGTGGCACATTGACACAGATGCTAGGGTACGATACGCGTATTCGGGATCGTAGGAGACGTTTCTGGCGACGCAAGCAATTTAGCTACGTCGACGTGTTGCGAGTTGCACGGTCCATCGCTGATGCCATGTCTTATTGTCACCAAGAAGCGATACCAGGATGCATGGTGCTACATCGAGATTTGAAACCAGACAATATAG GGTTCACTCTGGATGGAACCGTGAAAATCATCGACTTTGGTTTGGCAAAAATCGTCGAGAATGCATCCGTAGACTCTGACGATATCTACACCATGAGTGGAGAAACAGGGTCACTCCGGTATATGGCACCAGAGGTGGCCGATGCTTTGCCTTACAACGCAGCTGCCGATGTTTATTCCTTTGGCATCATTCTATGGGAAATGAACGCGACGAAAAAGCCATTCGAGGGATTGAACCGCGAATTGTTTTATGAGCGTGTTGTACATGGCGGAGAACGCCCATCATTGAACCGAAAATGGCCGTCCCAATTGACGAGTCTGATATCTGAGTGTTGGGACGCCGATATGCACAACCGTCCAAGATTCAAAGAGATTGTCGGGCGTTTAGATGCTTTGTTAGCGAAGGAAAAGGGAGGGCCAGCGAGCGCTAAAAAGAAGCTGCTGCCCAAGATTACCGGGATGATCGACCGACATTCCACTTGGTTCTAG
- a CDS encoding predicted protein, which translates to MKFRALDWDYDTEASLRLWDAEEHKKTYVTVLPVDPSTYNDDDHSSWLMRNLQKLDGKDVLQNPDAESFVVDEPGWCKTESRDNCRIHADVCLHASLTAQSGTYTSLPERTLQNQQDGEEAKRFKPQETKKEAVRTRNSPTGHQMALFTKLSIQATAGTLRIANEPWNGKICQRSREPQILCLNMLTCNPVSIVSSGAFQPIFSRIIENQRLEKKRLRKGRLFDRMSGNEDAKAVSKRSKLSNPLQSSFAHVNALLPHRRSSSSDFTDISATCATETAILTRSQITRSSSILLRWAIQLAMAALQYDLPNSRAIASNTILNSQTKISCHGESDFCLNPIASSSASDTGKRSRDSDAERKRAKKERRVDKQVKREKKRKRKEERERRALFEMPIKEPVLHSPKRDAEGKINPPRAKQTLEARASQNHPTNTIQSTFCMLTSSAADPQAFQKNRAHPQECTFRQPTETGGKGAASSVIQALQNQEKFNHSRHKYTQVCIDVKQRTGDQSLPGLRSTSTEKAKSVTKGCITPVRATRPKSDDTENFLLQSRKPHDVSNDSSALKLLQRDFSGHLLPNSGSTSFELGKSSMTENQPQLAASVAKVDMADAFEETGTDDSLFVNLRQQVDERQEHQLVPHSSVLNGPEKDYFNESDTIHRLEPLKILCSESFFEDWGEAVGQLLSGRWAASNVYLSRDADDSSNFYSKKEVLGRKIELCDSPLVDSREVDIELSDRCAMLVYPVSAFAEESNARKIVFGLAEITAVDRYRHIYIFICYDVSPTPAIRQTLVRAQNSVWRPQGDSMSTSFKSVASRSLAARLAETIISHEAIHSARSLATPVYGLVGEGDARQRLLFLLSICQTAHHAEVVVQCISGI; encoded by the exons ATGAAATTCCGGGCTTTGGATTGGGACTACGACACCGAAGCTTCGTTGCGTCTTTGGGATGCTGAAGAGCACAAGAAAACTTACGTAACTGTGCTTCCTGTAGATCCGTCAACTTACAATGACGATGACCATAGCTCGTGGTTGATGCGGAATCTTCAAAAGCTGGATGGAAAGGATGTGTTGCAGAACCCCGATGCCGAATCTTTTGTAGTGGACGAGCCAGGGTGGTGCAAGACGGAAAGCAGGGACAACTGCAGAATACATGCAGACGTTTGTCTTCATGCTTCTTTGACTGCTCAATCAGGTACTTACACG TCCCTACCGGAGCGAACTTTACAAAACCAGCAGGATGGAGAGGAAGCAAAACGCTTTAAGCCAcaagaaaccaaaaaagaagcagtGCGTACGAGAAACTCTCCTACAGGTCATCAAATGGCCCTTTTCACCAAACTTTCCATCCAAGCTACTGCCGGAACGTTGCGTATAGCCAACGAACCTTGGAATGGCAAAATTTGTCAACGTTCTCGCGAACCACAAATATTGTGCCTCAACATGCTGACATGCAATCCTGTGTCCATCGTATCGTCAGGTGCATTTCAACCAATTTTCAGCCGAATAATAGAAAACCAGAGGTTGGAAAAAAAGCGTTTGCGAAAAGGTCGTCTCTTCGACAGAATGTCAGGGAATGAAGACGCCAAAGCGGTATCCAAAAGGTCCAAACTATCAAACCCGCTTCAGAGTTCATTTGCACACGTAAATGCTCTCCTTCCCCACAGAaggtcgtcttcgtccgattTCACAGATATCAGCGCCACTTGTGCGACAGAAACGGCCATTTTGACGCGATCGCAAATAACGCGCTCGTCTTCGATACTCCTAAGGTGGGCCATCCAGCTTGCCATGGCAGCACTTCAATACGATTTGCCAAATTCAAGGGCAATAGCAAGTAACACAATTCTCAATTCTCAAACGAAAATATCATGCCACGGTGAGAGCGATTTCTGCCTTAATCCCATAGCGAGCTCAAGCGCATCAGATACTGGAAAGCGTTCGAGAGACTCGGACGCCGAAAGAAAGCGCGCAAAGAAAGAACGAAGGGTAGATAAACAGGTCAAACGagaaaagaaacgcaaacgaaaagaagaacgTGAGCGCCGAGCGCTTTTCGAAATGCCAATTAAGGAGCCAGTGCTTCATAGCCCGAAGAGGGATGCCGAAGGAAAAATAAACCCACCAAGAGCCAAGCAAACGTTGGAGGCTAGAGCTTCGCAAAACCACCCAACAAACACTATCCAGTCCACATTCTGTATGTTGACATCGTCAGCTGCGGACCCCCAAGCTTTTCAGAAAAACCGAGCTCACCCACAGGAATGCACTTTCCGGCAACCAACGGAAACAGGCGGGAAGGGGGCTGCATCGTCTGTAATTCAGGCACTGCAGAATCAGGAGAAATTCAACCATTCACGGCATAAATATACACAAGTCTGTATTGATGTCAAACAACGGACCGGTGATCAGAGCTTACCTGGATTGCGTTCGACTTCAACCGAAAAAGCGAAGAGCGTAACCAAGGGGTGCATAACACCTGTCCGAGCTACGCGTCCTAAAAGTGACGACACAGAGAACTTTCTCTTGCAGTCTCGAAAACCCCATGATGTATCCAATGATTCGAGCGCGCTCAAACTCCTCCAACGTGACTTTTCTGGCCATTTGCTTCCCAATTCTGGTTCCACCAGTTTTGAATTGGGTAAAAGTAGCATGACTGAAAATCAGCCTCAGTTGGCAGCATCAGTAGCGAAAGTTGACATGGCGGATGCCTTCGAAGAAACGGGTACAGATGATAGTCTGTTCGTGAATTTAAGGCAACAGGTCGATGAGCGCCAGGAGCATCAGCTGGTTCCTCATTCTTCAGTGTTGAATGGCCCAGAAAAAGACTACTTTAATGAAAGTGACACAATTCATCGATTGGAACCGTTGAAGATTCTCTGTTCTGAGTCTTTCTTCGAAGATTGGGGCGAAGCCGTCGGCCAGCTACTTTCAGGGCGTTGGGCTGCCTCAAATGTATATCTCAGTCGTGACGCTGACGATAGTTCCAATTTTTACTCAAAAAAAGAAGTACTAGGCCGTAAAATCGAACTGTGTGACTCACCTTTGGTGGACAGCCGAGAGGTTGATATTGAGCTATCCGATCGGTGCGCTATGCTGGTATATCCGGTGTCTGCCTTTGCAGAAGAATCCAACGCTCGGAAAATCGTCTTTGGGCTGGCTGAGATTACCGCTGTTGATCGATACCGCCATATCTATATATTCATTTGCTATGATGTTTCGCCAACTCCAGCCATTCGCCAAACCCTCGTCCGTGCGCAAAATTCTGTTTGGCGTCCACAAGGCGACTCCATGTCGACGTCTTTCAAATCAGTTGCCTCGAGGTCATTGGCCGCGAGACTTGCAGAAACCATCATCAGCCACGAAGCAATCCACTCTGCGAGATCGCTTGCTACTCCCGTATATGGTCTGGTTGGAGAAGGAGATGCGCGCCAACGCCTTCTTTTCCTACTTTCAATA TGTCAGACAGCACATCATGCTgaagtcgtcgtccagtGCATTTCAGGCATCTGA
- a CDS encoding predicted protein (unknown function; weak similarity to DNA-binding protein; unknownn protein), whose amino-acid sequence MKLFYLFTFALASLARADFTMLIDGDKCDLETVLKALPNVVSATITDTRMPNDETTLTFADNISDEYNWRHLRGPDEVQDARNLNRGNQCPGGNIASCINNGVNQWLCWMFCPGRRNLAHQISSTAIPLSEKIKEVNEIENFLKADDSIPDTCEPLIFVQ is encoded by the coding sequence ATGAAGTTATTCTACCTCTTCACCTTTGCTCTGGCATCCCTCGCCCGTGCGGACTTCACTATGCTCATCGATGGAGACAAATGCGATCTCGAAACCGTCTTGAAAGCCCTTCCCAATGTCGTAAGCGCCACCATTACAGACACCCGCATGCCCAACGACGAAACGACTCTAACCTTCGCCGACAACATCTCCGACGAGTACAACTGGCGTCATCTTCGTGGACCTGACGAAGTTCAAGATGCCCGCAATTTGAATCGAGGTAACCAATGCCCCGGAGGCAACATTGCCAGTTGTATCAACAACGGAGTCAACCAGTGGCTGTGCTGGATGTTCTGCCCTGGAAGACGTAATCTCGCCCATCAGATATCTTCTACGGCTATCCCGCTGTCGGAGAAGATCAAGGAAGTAAACGAAATCGAAAATTTTCTGAAAGCAGATGACAGCATCCCTGATACCTGCGAGCCCCTGATTTTTGTCCAATAA
- a CDS encoding predicted protein: protein MTVFQLRKTMHVLECVPNWFQVSEMQKPKYGDRNDTGKWFVFTMPREYYTVLVTFLCSIGTTNGFGLGVDFQKEQGREHRLFLKRKSRLASALFMEVPVGIPIDPEGRPYKFPAKEHCSKCGLCETSYVARVKEACAFLEPGMSRIDTLETKVHGRRRKTTDDKTIVQADERRFGVQYQPLRLARGISMPGAQWTGVVSSIAISMLETRQVDAVACVASNEETWSNPNPILAQTTDEVLKGRGVKPSLAPSLNILDEVKNDPSIRRLLFCGVGCSVQALRSIENELGIEIFILGTNCVDNSPSPGAAAAFIEKGAKVFSDSVRGYEFMQDFRVHVKTEETYLTIPYFCLPGTIAESSIAKSCRSCFDYTNALADVVVGYMAAPLDGKSRMDESWQTVTVRNERGNQMVETAITQGRLEVGDIVRGSGDHQQLAIATTKSDALVQAMVGGKVQENGMPLWLGNIMATVLRKVSAKGIAFARYSIDYHIVRNYFHVLNEWGEHRARSSTPQFALEIVDEYLEMDSTLKGYAAKLTSKH, encoded by the coding sequence ATGACTGTCTTCCAGTTACGAAAAACGATGCATGTGCTAGAATGCGTGCCCAACTGGTTCCAGGTGTCGGAGATGCAAAAACCTAAGTATGGTGACAGAAATGATACCGGTAAATGGTTTGTCTTCACCATGCCTCGAGAATATTATACCGTTCTGGTTACCTTTCTCTGTTCAATTGGCACTACCAATGGTTTTGGTCTCGGTGTTGACTTTCAAAAAGAACAGGGCCGGGAGCATCGTctatttttgaaaaggaaatcgCGCCTGGCCTCTGCGCTGTTTATGGAGGTTCCGGTAGGAATTCCTATCGATCCCGAAGGTCGGCCATACAAATTTCCGGCCAAAGAACATTGTTCCAAATGTGGcttatgtgaaacaagctaCGTGGCGCGTGTGAAGGAGGCCTGCGCATTCTTGGAACCGGGCATGTCTCGGATCGACACACTCGAGACGAAAGTTCACGGCCGGCGACGAAAGACGACCGACGACAAAACAATTGTGCAGGCTGATGAACGACGCTTTGGGGTTCAGTACCAGCCACTTCGACTCGCTCGAGGAATCAGCATGCCGGGTGCACAATGGACAGGCGTGGTGTCTTCTATTGCTATTTCGATGTTGGAGACCAGACAAGTCGATGCCGTTGCCTGTGTGGCTTCCAATGAAGAAACCTGGAGTAATCCCAATCCAATACTAGCCCAAACTACCGACGAAGTTCTGAAAGGAAGAGGTGTAAAGCCGTCTCTTGCTCCTAGTCTTAACATTCTGGACGAAGTAAAAAATGATCCATCGATAAGGCGACTCCTGTTTTGCGGAGTTGGCTGCTCCGTCCAGGCGCTTCGTTCCATCGAAAATGAGTTGGGTATAGAAATTTTCATATTGGGCACCAATTGTGTTGATAACAGCCCTTCCCCAGGAGCTGCAGCTGCATTTATCGAGAAGGGGGCGAAGGTCTTTTCAGATTCGGTCCGTGGCTATGAGTTTATGCAGGATTTTCGTGTTCATGTCAAAACCGAGGAGACCTACTTGACAATACCTTATTTTTGTCTACCTGGCACTATTGCTGAATCGTCTATTGCCAAGTCATGCCGATCTTGTTTCGACTATACAAATGCTTTGGCGGATGTAGTGGTTGGATACATGGCAGCGCCACTTGATGGAAAGTCGAGAATGGACGAATCTTGGCAGactgtcacagtcaggaaCGAACGAGGCAATCAGATGGTTGAGACTGCGATTACACAAGGACGTCTAGAAGTTGGAGACATTGTACGAGGATCTGGCGATCACCAACAACTTGCAATTGCGACTACGAAATCCGATGCTCTTGTGCAAGCCATGGTGGGTGGCAAAGTTCAAGAGAATGGGATGCCGCTATGGCTAGGGAACATAATGGCAACGGTTCTCCGAAAAGTTAGTGCCAAAGGAATCGCATTCGCCCGGTACAGCATTGACTACCACATAGTGAGGAACTATTTTCATGTTCTGAACGAGTGGGGCGAGCATCGCGCTCGATCCTCAACACCGCAATtcgctttggaaattgtCGACGAATACCTCGAAATGGATTCTACGCTAAAGGGATATGCCGCTAAACTTACTTCGAaacattga
- the GLRX2 gene encoding predicted protein (Glutaredoxin), which translates to MLGFNALFFFLLIATSCSSENLSTGEDAKLYVQQHISGSDAMVFAKSYCPYCKATRSLLMQLQEESKTSWTLDIVDLDLMPEDDGPFLQMELLIATNQKTVPSIFIGGEHVGGNLELQALYNSGNLEKTLEAAAQQRRHKGVTW; encoded by the exons ATGTTGGGTTTTAACGCTctattcttcttcctcttgatCGCGACGTCTTGTAG CTCGGAAAATCTCTCAACTGGAGAAGATGCTAAATTGTATGTCCAGCAGCACATCTCCGGATCTGATGCCATggtttttgcaaaaagttATTGCCCC TATTGCAAGGCAACCCGATCTCTTTTGATGCAGCTGCAAGAAGAATCCAAGACGTCGTGGACACTGGACATCGTCGATCTTGACTTGATGCCGGAAGACGACGGGCCCTTTCTGCAAATGGAATTACTGATAGCTACGAATCAGAAAACTGTACCCAGTATCTTTATTGGCGGAGAGCACGTTGGTGGAAACTTGGAACTCCAAGCTCTATATAATTCGGGCAATCTCGAGAAAACGTTGGAAGCAGCGGCTCAACAAAGGAGGCATAAGGGTGTAACTTGGTAA
- a CDS encoding predicted protein has translation LVADLAGWKQGTRLAQDQIWAKPPHAPPLTFHRDSPYFMFDPDDVVTVWVALDDMDAEIGPLQYVKGSHLWGDGRIGSASQFFDINGHSLLQSAADLEGIKDYEIVSMAGLLAGGLSVHNGRTWHGSARNSSTVR, from the coding sequence CTTGTCGCCGATTTGGCTGGGTGGAAGCAAGGCACCCGCCTGGCACAAGACCAAATATGGGCAAAGCCACCGCATGCACCGCCGTTGACCTTTCATAGGGATTCCCCATACTTTATGTTTGATCCCGATGATGTTGTTACGGTTTGGGTGGCCCTCGATGATATGGATGCAGAGATTGGGCCGCTACAGTATGTGAAAGGAAGCCACTTATGGGGCGACGGCAGAATCGGGTCGGCTAGCCAGTTCTTTGACATAAATGGTCACTCCTTGTTACAATCAGCCGCAGATCTAGAAGGCATTAAAGACTACGAGATTGTCAGTATGGCAGGTCTATTGGCAGGGGGACTCTCGGTTCACAATGGGCGCACGTGGCACGGATCAGCACGCAATAGTAGTACCGTCCGC
- a CDS encoding predicted protein — protein sequence MGGEHLQCCYREQLAYSLYARFREPKLFRMAVDGNWDTIPERCLSHPREAAFLHKYAPYDTALHRVLRPTESECSFREDLDDDMKIEIDGIKFAAVRALLLANPEAASIQDAFGRTPLHLACIDSEACCVASASLIVKSNPQACLILDVEKRTPLHFLLARNDTISPEFLELLVAHGANAVYLKDAVGESAIDIVRRRHDKIKNSKHVLDILKRVATS from the coding sequence ATGGGTGGGGAACATTTGCAATGCTGTTATCGCGAGCAGCTGGCGTACTCCTTGTACGCTCGCTTTCGAGAGCCCAAGCTATTCAGAATGGCTGTGGATGGGAATTGGGACACAATTCCAGAGCGGTGCCTCTCTCATCCAAGGGAAGCCGCCTTTCTTCACAAATATGCTCCTTATGATACAGCATTGCACCGTGTCTTGCGGCCTACTGAGAGTGAATGTTCCTTCCGGGAGGATCTGGACGACGACATGAAAATAGAAATTGATGGTATCAAATTCGCTGCGGTCCGGGCGCTTCTATTGGCAAATCCGGAGGCCGCTTCCATCCAGGATGCATTTGGAAGAACGCCATTACATTTGGCTTGCATAGATTCGGAAGCATGTTGCGTTGCTTCGGCGTCCTTGATTGTGAAGTCAAACCCGCAAGCTTGTTTGATTCTCGACGTGGAGAAACGCACACCCTTGCACTTTTTGTTGGCCCGAAACGACACGATTTCTCCGGAGtttttggaattgttggttGCACATGGTGCGAACGCAGTTTATTTGAAAGATGCTGTCGGTGAAAGCGCAATTGACATCGTAAGACGACGCCATGATAAGATCAAAAACTCAAAACATGTTTTGGACATTTTGAAAAGAGTCGCAACGAGCTAA
- the MCM3 gene encoding predicted protein (protein containing a MCM domain and belonging to a family of six proteins. They interact directly with autonomously replicating sequences (ARS). Highly closed to the Thalassiosira protein thaps1 111791): VALTGPVGASPSSPRQLTSASLRQLVCVEGVATKVSTIKPKVVQSVHYCPTTTQHSSREYIDATDPHLGLNAVDTTGREIPDRVIHITPSVYPTKDKEGHALETEYGLSTFKDHQTIVLQEMPEKAPMGQLPRSVELVLDHDLVDRIKPGDRVRVVGTYRALAVSSNGQQSSSGVFRTVVLVNHVQTIGVSTSRLHFHENDVPNIKELAAQPNILDVLGRSVAPSIHGHDIIKKALVLQLLAGVEKNLENGTHLRGDINILMVGDPSTAKSQLLRSAMTIAPLAVSTTGKGSSGVGLTAAVTSDPDTRERRLEAGAMVLADRGLVCVDEFDKMGENDRVAIHEAMEQQTVTIAKAGIHASLNARCAVLAAANPVYGQYDRRRKIQENIGLPDSLLSRFDLLFVVLDQMDPETDRLIAAHVIGGHRYRDDDGEDDESDDDQEHSPPQSIWQRRRRNAATNEDALTHDFLRKYLHYAKSRVSPVLTEAAREFIAQKYAEMRSRQDDRTLPITARSLETVIRLATAHAKARLNATVEHEDCVVAMDLLSFALYH; the protein is encoded by the coding sequence GTCGCGCTAACAGGCCCAGTCGGAGCATCCCCATCGAGTCCTCGTCAGCTTACGTCAGCTTCTTTAAGACAGTTGGTGTGTGTCGAGGGCGTCGCTACCAAAGTGTCTACAATAAAACCCAAAGTCGTACAATCTGTACACTATTGTCCAACCACAACACAACACTCGTCTCGGGAATACATTGACGCTACTGACCCGCACTTGGGTCTTAACGCCGTCGACACTACCGGTCGGGAAATCCCGGATAGGGTCATTCATATTACACCTTCTGTGTACCCTACCAAAGATAAAGAAGGGCACGCGCTCGAAACGGAATACGGCCTGTCGACCTTCAAAGACCATCAAACAATTGTTTTGCAGGAAATGCCCGAAAAAGCTCCCATGGGACAGCTTCCACGATCGGTCGAACTGGTGCTTGACCACGACCTCGTCGATCGTATTAAACCAGGGGATCGGGTACGCGTAGTCGGAACTTACCGGGCATTAGCAGTTTCCTCCAACGGTCAACAGAGTTCTTCGGGAGTTTTCCGGACTGTAGTGCTAGTCAACCACGTTCAGACGATCGGGGTAAGCACAAGCAGACTGCATTTTCACGAAAACGATGTTCCGAATATCAAAGAGTTGGCTGCTCAGCCCAACATTCTGGATGTGTTGGGACGGTCCGTGGCACCATCAATACACGGACATGATATTATCAAGAAGGCACTCGTATTGCAACTCTTGGCAGGGGTCGAGAAAAACTTGGAGAACGGTACACACTTACGAGGGGATATTAACATTCTAATGGTTGGCGATCCATCGACAGCTAAATCTCAACTGCTACGAAGCGCAATGACTATTGCACCGTTGGCCGTTTCAACCACAGGGAAAGGTTCATCTGGTGTTGGTCTGACGGCTGCCGTGACATCAGATCCGGACACTCGTGAACGTCGTCTCGAAGCTGGTGCTATGGTGCTCGCCGACCGTGGCCTCGTGTGCGTAGACGAATTCGACAAAATGGGCGAGAACGATCGTGTTGCCATTCACGAGGCAATGGAGCAGCAAACAGTGACGATCGCGAAGGCCGGTATCCATGCCAGTCTTAATGCTCGCTGCGCTGTGCTCGCTGCCGCCAACCCTGTTTACGGGCAGTATGACCGGCGACGCAAAATCCAAGAGAATATTGGGTTACCGGATTCCTTGCTCTCTCGTTTCGATTTGCTCTTTGTAGTCCTCGATCAGATGGACCCCGAAACGGATCGACTTATTGCCGCTCACGTCATTGGTGGACACCGCTACCGAGATGATGATGGTGAAGATGACGAGTCGGACGACGATCAAGAACACTCACCACCGCAGTCGATCTGGCAACGCCGGCGGAGAAACGCGGCTACCAACGAAGACGCTTTAACTCACGATTTTCTGCGCAAGTACCTGCATTACGCGAAGTCCCGCGTATCGCCAGTCCTTACCGAAGCAGCACGTGAATTTATCGCCCAAAAGTACGCTGAAATGCGATCTCGTCAAGACGACCGAACCCTCCCCATTACCGCTCGTTCATTAGAAACAGTCATTCGTCTGGCAACGGCTCATGCCAAGGCCCGGTTGAATGCAACCGTCGAACACGAAGATTGTGTGGTTGCAATGGACTTGCTGAGCTTCGCCCTCTATCACG